GCTCGAACGTCTTGCCCGACGCGGCCGGGTCGAACAGCGCTGCGACCGAGGCGTCGGCCACCGCGTCGCGGCTCACCCGGCCCTCGCCGGTGTCGCCCTGTTCGACGCGGATCCCGGTGACCGGCAGGTCGTGCAACCAGCTCGGCCGGACGATCGTGTACTGCGCGCCGCTGTCGCGCAGCGCCTGCTCGCCGCGGGCGCGCGCCTCGATGCGCGCGCTCATCTCCGGGTGCGCGGCCGGCCGGGTGAGGTAGATCTGCGACACCAGCACCACCGGGATGTCCTCGCGCGCCGCGATCTCGGCGATGGCCGCGACCCCGTGGTGCATCGCGGCCTCGGCGGCCGCCGGGTCCTTCGGCGGCTCCGCCACGATCACGACACCCTCGGCGCCGGTGAACAGGGCCGGGTCCGGTTTGCCGGTGAGGTCCAGTGCGGGTTCCGAACTGCGGCTCGCCGCCACGACCCGGTGGCCGCCACCGCTGAGCCGGTCCGCGATCCGTCGGCCGGTCCGGCCGGTACCGCCGACCACGACGAACGTGCTCATCGCCGCCTCCCGGCTGTCTCCGAAGTCACTGGGGTTGCTGAGGGCAGCATGGACCCGCCGGTGATCATGGTCAATGGCTGGTGACACAACCGTTCCCGCAGTGCGGCCGCCGCTTCGTCGGCCCCGAGCTCCGACCAGATCTCCAGCGACCGCCGGAACAGGCCCTGGGCCTCGTGCACCTGCCCGAGCCGCTCGTGCAGCTCACCCAGCAGCTGTCCCGCCTCCGCCTCGGACCGCCGGTCACCGTCGCGCCGGTGGACCGCCAGCGAGTTGACCAGCAGGAGCTTCGCGTGCGTGAGCTCGCCGCTGCGCAGGCACAGTTCGCCGAGACTCCGGTGCGCGTAGCCCACGCAGCGGTCGTCGCCCAGCTCGCCGAAGATCGTGATCGCCCGGTCCAGTTCTTCGCGGGCCGTGCCGAGGTTGCCGCGGTGCTGGTGCAGCAGCGCGATGCGGTGCCGCGCGTGCGCCTCCCGGTGCCGATCGCCGATCTCCGTGCACATCTCGCGCGCATCGGTCAGCCACCGCAAGGCGGTGGCCCCGCAGCCGCGCGCGAGCCACACGGACCCGATGGCGATCCGCACCACCGCCTCGCCGTGCCGGTCGCCGTGGCGGACGAACAACTCCAGTGCGTCGTGACAGTGCGACAGCGCCGCCTCGTACTCGCCCGCCATCCGCCGGATCGTGCTCAACCCGGCCAGCGCGACGGCCGCACCCTGGTCGTCGCCGATGCTCCGGAACAAGGCCAGCGCACGCGTGAACGCGCTGTGCGCGGCGGCGTAGTCGTCCTGGTAGACCTCGAGCTGCCCGAGGTTGCGCAGGACCACCGCCTGCCCGCGCGGGTCCCCGGTGCGTTCCGCCGCGCCGAGTGCCAGCTCGTGCGTGCGGCGCCAGTCCTCGTGGTGCCCGCGCAGGTCGAAGTACGGGGCGAAGGCCGTCGCCAGCTGCCACGCGAGCGCGTCGAGCCCGTGGCGGACGGCCAGTTCGACGAGCGCGACGGGTTGTTCCCCCGCGTACCACGCCACGGGGTCGGCGAGCACCGTCCGATCCGGACACCACAGGCCCGGCGGCAGCGGTCCTGGCGTGGCGCCGAAGAACCGCACCGGCATCCGCTCCGCCGCCTCGGTGGCCAGCGACAGGCAGCCCTCGACCACGCGCCGGACGCCGTCGTCGGCCGGGTCGGCGAGTTCCCGCGCGTAGCAGCGCACCAGGTCGTGCAGCCGGTACCGCCGGCCCACCGACTCCACCAGGTGCGCGTCGACGAGCGCGTCCAGCACCTCGTCGGCGCATTCCCGGCCGAGGAGCGCACCGACCATCCAGCCCGGGAACGGCAGCGGCCCCAGCGCGGCCAGCGCGCGGAAGGCGCGGGCGCAGCTGCCCGGCAGTTGCTCGTAGCTGAGCGTGAGGCTCGCGCGCACGGCGAGATCGCCGACGCGCAGCTCGTCGAGGCGGCGGCGTTCGTCGGCGAGCCGGCGGGCGAGCGTCCGGAGT
The sequence above is a segment of the Amycolatopsis viridis genome. Coding sequences within it:
- a CDS encoding SDR family oxidoreductase — its product is MSTFVVVGGTGRTGRRIADRLSGGGHRVVAASRSSEPALDLTGKPDPALFTGAEGVVIVAEPPKDPAAAEAAMHHGVAAIAEIAAREDIPVVLVSQIYLTRPAAHPEMSARIEARARGEQALRDSGAQYTIVRPSWLHDLPVTGIRVEQGDTGEGRVSRDAVADASVAALFDPAASGKTFELYDDADSPLPDWPSVFAALHPDQ
- a CDS encoding AfsR/SARP family transcriptional regulator gives rise to the protein MPLVFFRVLGPLEVEVRGRPAPLGGPKPRLLLAALLLQPNATVSADTLTDVLWPDRAPRSAAANLRTYVHGLRRLLGDRIEGRAGGYLLRVAPDELDATLAEQLAARAHTEPAAALLDRAAGLWRGEVLEDLPHHHTWLSTVARLRELRLSVQEHRLRLRVESGRHDEAVADLRGLLAEHPLREELWRLLIVALGAAGRQVEALAAYAEAEQLLRAELDTEPGARLRQAVAEVGTVTPVCQLPLDLPDFTGRAEPLAELTGVLDGERTSVVVLSGPPGAGKSALAVHAAHVVRDRYPDGQLYVDLRGTSDSPRRPLDVLAELLHALGVPDPAIPRELGERSALLRSRLAGRRVCVVLDDAGCAAQVRPLLPGAGACAVLVTSRGRLPDLTGARHADVGVLSGAEAAELLTRIAGPARTQAEPAAAAEIVEACGRLPLAIRIAGARLSLRREWTLRTLARRLADERRRLDELRVGDLAVRASLTLSYEQLPGSCARAFRALAALGPLPFPGWMVGALLGRECADEVLDALVDAHLVESVGRRYRLHDLVRCYARELADPADDGVRRVVEGCLSLATEAAERMPVRFFGATPGPLPPGLWCPDRTVLADPVAWYAGEQPVALVELAVRHGLDALAWQLATAFAPYFDLRGHHEDWRRTHELALGAAERTGDPRGQAVVLRNLGQLEVYQDDYAAAHSAFTRALALFRSIGDDQGAAVALAGLSTIRRMAGEYEAALSHCHDALELFVRHGDRHGEAVVRIAIGSVWLARGCGATALRWLTDAREMCTEIGDRHREAHARHRIALLHQHRGNLGTAREELDRAITIFGELGDDRCVGYAHRSLGELCLRSGELTHAKLLLVNSLAVHRRDGDRRSEAEAGQLLGELHERLGQVHEAQGLFRRSLEIWSELGADEAAAALRERLCHQPLTMITGGSMLPSATPVTSETAGRRR